The Culex quinquefasciatus strain JHB chromosome 2, VPISU_Cqui_1.0_pri_paternal, whole genome shotgun sequence genome contains the following window.
ACGTCAGCAGGCAGCTCTGTGAAATGGCCACATCCTCCGGGAAGTTCAGCCACGCCCGCATCCGGTTCTTCATCGTGTTCGTGTTCCGGTGCATAAACGACGTCCGCCGCGCCAAATTAAACTCCTCGTACTGCTTCCCTGAAAGAATCTGCGAAATCCGATCCGCCCGGAACAACCGCCGCACCTTCTCCTCGTCAAACTTCTCCGCCACGTCCCGGTCCGAGTCCTCGTCCGACTCGTCCAAATTCGACCCCAAATCCCCCAACTGCGAAAACCGGTCCCCGTACAAGTCCTTCATCTTCTTCTTCACAAAAGCCATATCCCTAAAATACTTCTGCAGCCGCGCCACCCGCACCGGATTGCGCCTCATTATGTACTCAAAGTCCCTCCGCGACAGCACCGAACTGCCCTGCCGGGACATCGAGTGGTCAATCGCTTCCTGCATAATCCCGCGCAGCTGGTGCAGCACAATCTTCTCCACCAGAATCACCGACTCCCGCAGCGGCTTCTCACAGTCCCCGTATCCGCGCATAATCTGCGAAATCTCGTCGAAAAACACCGGCACGTAATCGCCGGAAGCGCCCTCCAGGCCGCCGAGAGTCGATCCCCCTGCGGAAGAACTCCCCGCGGCGGAACCGACCGGCAGGCTTGCGCTGCCCTGGTGGATTGCGATGTTGATCGCGGGGCGACCCATCTTCTTGGAGGTGCCGTCGCGGGAGGACATTGTCACTTATGGccgaaaaataagtttaaaccCGGATTAAAACCGCAGTCGggactctttttttttgcgaatgttgacgtttgtttatttttgtttggaatTTGATTACACTGAAAATCAGAACTATTCAAAAGAAGGTTATATTAGGtgcactcaaaatcagaataacccttaaaagggtactttctatccttttttcaactttacccgtcgtcacccttttgaaagggtacgAGGGCGAAACCATTCAAAAGGGTACTGGCACACTACCCTTTAAAAGGATACTGGTATTTTAGCAGCGAGCTCACTAGTGACATCTATGAGTCATATGTATTCGTTTGAGACAGTGGCGCCATCTGTTGAATTTTCTTGTAAGACCGGTAATTTTacttagggcatctccagcgctggggtgcaaatcaaatttgcacccggctcatgaataccgagatcaaatttgccaccttgaaaaaactccgtcatccccaccgctagggtagcaaatttgccaccgaaacaagcccaccgcggggggcaaatatgggtttttataattttttgctctcgtttaccttcaaaatcaataattatgtgttgattcatgcctagaaatgctaaaagtttattaaactttttaatcctattgaaaatttcaaagaatttcatttttcgaaaatgacgaaagttaaaccatttgctacccgatttgattcccacctaatttgctctcgagtttgcccccgagtctcccaccgcgcgtagcaaagcaggtatcaaatttgatctcaagttcatctgtagaagaaaaatatgtgtcggtacctgtcgggtactcattttctgatacccgacaagtaccggcaagtcgggggggcaaagttttgaatgcgtgtttcggagatttttaTATGTCTGCTCTATGTATGATATGTATGAtgtatgattcaaaaaatcaaaaattcaaaattttaaaaatttaaaaattcaaaaattcaaaaatttaaaaattcaaaaattcaaaaattcaagaattcaaaaatttaaaaattcaaaaattcaaaaattcaaaaattcaaaaattcaagaatttaaaaaatcaaaaattcaaaaattcaaaagttcaaaagttcaaaaattcaaaaatttaaaaatttaaaaattcaaaaattctaaaattctaaaattcaaaaattcaaaaatttcaaaattcaaaattctttttttgtttttttttttaaatttttaatttttttgaaaattttgaaatttttgaaatttttaaaatttttcaaatttttgaaatttttgaaatttttgaaatttttgaaatttttaaaatttttcaaatttttgaaatttttaaaatttttgaaatttttaaaatttttaaaatttttgaaatttttgaaattttgaaattttgaaattttaaaattttgaaattttgaaattttgaaattttgaaattttgaaattttgaaattttgaaattttgaaattttgaaattttgaaattttgaaattttgaaattttgaaattttgaaattttgaaattttgaaattttgaaattttgaaattttgaatttttgaaattttgaaatttttgaaatttttgaaatctttgaaatatttgaaatttttgaaatttttgaaatttttgaaatttttgaaatttttgaaatttttggaatttttaaaaattttgaaatcttgaagtttttgaaatttttgaaattttcaaaatttttgaaatttttgaacttttttgattttttttgaaatttttgaaattttagaatttttttaattttttttccgtgcttgATTCGATTTTTCCGTGCATAATTCCATTTGAAGCGGTAGCAAACAGACTGAAtaccgggtagcaaagtgaaatcccgaagaactgagagcaaatttgctaccgcgacaggtaccgcgatggggttgacgtcgggtgcaaattagctttgcttcgatgtttgcacccagcgctggagatgcacttagaaaaaagtttgtaattaaattttattaagtaATGTTAATGAAAACATGCTAATTCTACACGATGTTGATTAGACTATCACGTCACGTTTGATGATCAGCGATTCGGTCATGTCCGTTAGTTTCATGGTTTTCAAATCGTTTAAAACCTGATTCTGTTCCGAGCGTCACTTGGGATAGGTTTGCTTGCCAAATCAGGTTCGCCTGTGCGAGCGCTTTTTCTGctgtaaagaaaattaaagtcaacttaatttttatgaaatcattCAGTATTTCTGAACTTACATAAAACCGGTGCCGTTTGGAAAGATCTGTTTATTGGTTACAGCAAAGTAGATGTTGGAGTTCTGCGGCGCCGAGAATATCCTAATAATGGACGGAATGCTTGAAGACCACTTGTAGAAGTTGCTCCCAGGCTGGTTCGTCACGCTTGGCGAGTTGGTCCGGACCCTCGCTACACTGAAATATGCCAATTCCGGAAGTTCCACCCGCTGTATCTCTCTCCGCTTCATTTGCATTTTCCGCCGAGTTGAAGAAACTGCTTCACCATCGTGTTCACAATAAGTGATCTCAGCCAACTTCGATGTCAGTAGCGGGGAACTTAAACAAGGACACTGCTTCCGCCACGGCTATCAACAAACCGAATTGGGGCGAAATCCTCCCGAAACAGTTCCGGTAATCTTAAAAAGTCCGTCTTGACACACGGACATAATTTGACAAGTTCACGCAGAAGTTCCCGTTAATAAATGCAGGGCGGCGCTGGCATCGCTTGCAACCAAGGAAAatacccttttgaaagggtaaaGCCAGCGAGGTGAATTCAAAGGAtacttttaaccctttaaaaggaTAAAAGGTACCCTTTTCAAAGGGTAAATTTCGAGTACCGTTTAAAAGGATACTTTTAACCCTTTCAACCGGTAACTTTATTTTTGAGTGCATGGATTATTCCGAACTCCGACAAAGTTGACCCAATCGCAGTCGACTCAAAATTTATCACCGCATCCCCGTTGATGATAGCTCAGCGATTGTAAACATTAAATTGCACAAAACTGAAAACGGCAGCTTTTGTTTGATTTCTGTGcaaattttcatcgaaattgTGTTTaaaagtacaaaacattgatcaaaactagtttattaagtaaaattaccGGTGAGTAAACGTAGTAAAATTGAATTGCATGGTTGAACGGTGCGTTTCCAGCACAAAATGTATTAAAGCTAGAGTGAGTCTTATTTTTGGGGTTTTCTGTGGCAGATCATGGAAGCGGCCGAATCGGCGGTTTGCCGGCTGTGCCTgcaaccgacgacgatcgacacGATGACGGTGCTCAACCAGAACGAACATCTGGTCAAGTCCATCCTGGAGATTACGAGCATCGAGGCCATCGTGGCGGCCGATCTGTTTGTGTACATGTGCAATGCCTGCCAGCTGATGCTGGACCAGTGCATCCAGTTCCGGACGTCCTGCGTGGGCAACGATAGTATTTTTAGAAAGACCTACGCCAAGTATATTCCGGTCGAGGATCAGGAATATCTGGGGATTCACTCGTCACAGGTTTACGTCAAGTTGGAACCGGACCACGAAGATGCCGGCCTGGATCCGGTtaaggaagaggaggaggaggaggaagacgaTGAGGATGCCGATCGGGATTACGACGGAGGGGGGAACAACGCGGTCAGCGATGATTCTTCGGACGCCGagccgaaaaaaaagaaacgtgGTCGTCCCCGGAAGAATCACACGACCAAGGACAAGGAGTTGATCAAAGGCCAAAAGAAGGATTGCCGCAAGGTGCAATGTCAGCAGTGCGGAAAGATGGTCGTTTCGTATAACTTGACGCAACACCTGCTGACCCACAATCCGGATCGACCGAAGCACACGTGTCCGTACTGCCCGAAGTCGTGCTACGAACCGCGGCGGTTGAAGCTGCACATCAATTCGGCGCACACGCGGGAGATTCAGTACACGTGCGACCAGTGCGGGAAGACGTACGGCAGGCCGTCGTCGTTGAGGGCTCACTACTTGGCGGAGCACACCGATATTAAACGGTAAATTGAGGAAATACTTGAATTTGTACAATTCTGAACACAGTTTGATAATTTTAGATACGAATGCAAGGAATGTGGTGAAAAGTTTGCCCGTTCCACGATGCGGAATCACCATTACAAGGTAGTTCACATGACTGGTCGACCGTGGGCTTGCGAGTACTGCGATAAAACGTTCAAAATCAAGTTAGTTTATCCAATATTATCTAAAAAGttcaaataacaaaactcaaattaatCTTCTCAGGAGCGACTGGACGATTCACACTCGCATCCACACCGGCGAGAAGCCCTTCAAGTGCGATATCTGCGGCAAGACGTTCAACAAGAGTTACAACGTGgttattcacaaaaaatctcACCGGAACGACGAGATGAGggctgcggcggcggcggcggccgcaGCTGCAGCAGCTTCGGCAACGACTCCTGCGATGCCGACGGCACCGGTGGTTTTGGAAACGCCGATACCGCAGTTGTGAGGAGATAGAACTTTTTAGATTGAGCAGCTggtaatttattgaatatttttgttttattatttttatttttattctttcacaaatcattcaaaaatctgaatatATTTCCTTATTAAAAGTACTTAAAGATAagagcgaataaaaaaaaagtttgcttcTAAATCATGGAATTGCTTTGAAGCCCAGTTGGAAAATAGTTCAATAAGCAACCTGTACTACGcagtttaaaataaatcaaacttgTCTTATTTTATCCGAACATTTaagaaaaactttacttaatcCCAGGCAAATTGTTGGGTTTGATTTTAATATAGAAAAAAAGTCGCTCGAAAGaacctttaattttatttttttttgtaaatttctgaatttcttttCTTGAATATTTCAACTTCTAAATGGAATTTGGAATTTCggaatacagtagttgttcggtaactgggcgttgtttaactcgctcgataactgggccgtagtccagttaaaaagcagacaaacgtcaaaaaaccaaaacaaaccgaaatgaccgaggggttaatggatgcaaaaatcatgttcagtaaataaaaaaaacttttttcaaacttttatataatttcaagtcacaattaaattaatatgaaaaattagcattgtaaaaaaatttgataaactattatttttgtatttcatcaggaaaatattatgcatcggtggtcccctagttatttttcgttcagcccagttaacgagcagcattcgttaactgggctacgttctcaaccagggccccggcgatggcctgatatgagctaccgaacaacatgggcaatatggcgtcgtt
Protein-coding sequences here:
- the LOC6051086 gene encoding uncharacterized protein LOC6051086, with protein sequence MSSRDGTSKKMGRPAINIAIHQGSASLPVGSAAGSSSAGGSTLGGLEGASGDYVPVFFDEISQIMRGYGDCEKPLRESVILVEKIVLHQLRGIMQEAIDHSMSRQGSSVLSRRDFEYIMRRNPVRVARLQKYFRDMAFVKKKMKDLYGDRFSQLGDLGSNLDESDEDSDRDVAEKFDEEKVRRLFRADRISQILSGKQYEEFNLARRTSFMHRNTNTMKNRMRAWLNFPEDVAISQSCLLTLSYLAHETIAVLVDFCILTRLNSTNRTVEPYSRVTSSGTSHSMLHLCPEVTHGRGVDGVKPITPQEIHEAMRRHRQMATQSMGHFRNNALNCKTPYLAM
- the LOC119767671 gene encoding uncharacterized protein LOC119767671: MQMKRREIQRVELPELAYFSVARVRTNSPSVTNQPGSNFYKWSSSIPSIIRIFSAPQNSNIYFAVTNKQIFPNGTGFIRKSARTGEPDLASKPIPSDARNRIRF
- the LOC6051082 gene encoding zinc finger protein 37 produces the protein MEAAESAVCRLCLQPTTIDTMTVLNQNEHLVKSILEITSIEAIVAADLFVYMCNACQLMLDQCIQFRTSCVGNDSIFRKTYAKYIPVEDQEYLGIHSSQVYVKLEPDHEDAGLDPVKEEEEEEEDDEDADRDYDGGGNNAVSDDSSDAEPKKKKRGRPRKNHTTKDKELIKGQKKDCRKVQCQQCGKMVVSYNLTQHLLTHNPDRPKHTCPYCPKSCYEPRRLKLHINSAHTREIQYTCDQCGKTYGRPSSLRAHYLAEHTDIKRYECKECGEKFARSTMRNHHYKVVHMTGRPWACEYCDKTFKIKSDWTIHTRIHTGEKPFKCDICGKTFNKSYNVVIHKKSHRNDEMRAAAAAAAAAAAASATTPAMPTAPVVLETPIPQL